CActtcttcaatggaaggaactCAAAAAACTGGCTGGGGGCATTCATTGCTGAGACCGATACCTCTGTCTCTTTGTGGTGGTTAAGGTTGTCACTGCTTTCATCCCCGTTCCTTATTGGGAAAAGTTGAAGTGTTTGAGATTCCACAGAATTATCATCGGTGTTGATACTGCTTAAGTGGATAATACCGTTTTCTCGGTTAGGTGAAATGAAGAAGCTGAGATCATGAGTCTTAATGAGCTTTGGGTCCATTACTCTTGCTGTGACAGAGGGTGTGGTGGCCATGCTAGAAGTAGAGATGGTAGGAGGTGTGTTTATGAGGTGGGGTGAAACCGAAGGAGGGGGAGGACAAGATAACTGCATCATGTGCCACGTGGCATTCCTCTCCATTAAGTTTCTTGTGTGCTGTGTGTGGTGTAACTCTTCTTCATCGAATTGGAGCCATCCTTCTGTTCTACAATCTGCTTTTGCTGCTGCCCTTTGTATTGAAACAGATTCCTGAAGATTTTAAATGTAGGCATGCAATGGAAACAAACTGGTGAAAACCTCAACATGTGTGGTAAAAAGCCAAAGGGCAAAGGAAAAAAGTTATTGGAGAGCACAGATTTCAAATGGGCATGCACTCCTAGTTGGTAGTATTTTCAAATAAAGTTGCATGGTCTATGAGAAGTCAAATTAAAGTAGGGTGAGAGTTGTCTTTTCCACCATGAATATGGTGCTCAATTCCATAGAATATTGTATGGAGTGTCCAAAAGCTACTGGCCTGAATGACATGAATAAGCACAAGCCCCAAAAGCCCAGCTAAGTTTCATCACAGCAGCCCCGACAGAAAGGAAGGAATGCAGCTTTTAGGACCTTTTCATTTCCCAACAAACAAAGCTTTTGTTAGGGTCCTTTCCCTAGCTAAACCTAGCTGGCTAGTGCATATCTTTCTATTCAACTTCATTCTCTAGTAATCATATgccaataattaattaaatcacTGCTTAATGGACCCTTATCATACCCTTAAACTTTTTGCTGATTAAGTACTCAAAATCCAAAGTTGAAAAGACAAAGGAGGATATAGAATAATAATAGACCTTTGCAAGGGTACTGCAGTTTGTAGAGGATTCCCAGTTCTTGGTCTGTTCC
The sequence above is a segment of the Phaseolus vulgaris cultivar G19833 chromosome 2, P. vulgaris v2.0, whole genome shotgun sequence genome. Coding sequences within it:
- the LOC137813037 gene encoding WUSCHEL-related homeobox 1, whose protein sequence is MWMVGYNEGGEFSMADYGLNGRKLRPLMPRPVTSPNNTPNTNSPCLSRIHHGNDFFSQYHNLASVADQGKREFNPPPVVVSSRWNPTPEQLRALEELYRRGTRTPSAEQIQQITAQLRRFGKIEGKNVFYWFQNHKARERQKRRRQMESAAEGHHTRDFDGTLDKKDLGASRTVFEVEQTKNWESSTNCSTLAKESVSIQRAAAKADCRTEGWLQFDEEELHHTQHTRNLMERNATWHMMQLSCPPPPSVSPHLINTPPTISTSSMATTPSVTARVMDPKLIKTHDLSFFISPNRENGIIHLSSINTDDNSVESQTLQLFPIRNGDESSDNLNHHKETEVSVSAMNAPSQFFEFLPLKK